In the Streptobacillus moniliformis DSM 12112 genome, one interval contains:
- the rplS gene encoding 50S ribosomal protein L19: protein MKEKLIELVEKEYLKSDLPEFKAGDTVAVHYTVKEGNKTRIQVFEGIVIRISGGSIQKSFTVRKVSSGVGVERIIPINSPLIDKIEVKKIGKVRRAKLYYLRGLSGKAARIKEIRK, encoded by the coding sequence TTGAAAGAGAAATTAATAGAATTAGTAGAAAAAGAATACTTAAAATCAGATTTACCAGAATTTAAAGCTGGGGACACAGTAGCTGTACACTATACAGTAAAAGAAGGAAACAAAACTAGAATACAGGTTTTTGAAGGTATAGTAATCAGAATTTCTGGAGGAAGTATTCAAAAAAGCTTTACAGTAAGAAAAGTATCTTCAGGAGTTGGAGTAGAAAGAATAATACCAATTAACTCTCCATTAATCGATAAAATCGAAGTTAAGAAGATAGGTAAAGTAAGAAGAGCTAAATTATATTACTTAAGAGGATTAAGTGGTAAAGCAGCAAGAATTAAAGAAATTAGAAAATAA
- a CDS encoding YitT family protein: MFKKYKSMILPIILITISAMIQSYTIEVFIIPSKLLTGGFTGLSILINMVLSNFGINLSVGILLIILNFPVALLCAREISKKFVFLSLLHIVLTSIFLKHIKFEPLFTNILLNLTIGAVVHGLQMVLALKVGGSTGGTDFIALYISNKINKSIWIYIFIFNMLVILFFGYMFTWDGAGYSIVFQFVTTKVIDTFYNRYRRMTLQVITKKGELVTEMYISKYRHGMTKIVGEGAYLKERVYICYTVVSVYEVNDIVKAILEVDQKAIINTFKTDAFYGKFYIPPI, from the coding sequence ATGTTTAAGAAATATAAATCAATGATTTTACCAATAATTTTAATAACAATATCAGCTATGATACAATCATATACTATAGAGGTATTCATAATACCATCAAAATTATTAACTGGTGGTTTTACAGGATTATCTATATTGATAAATATGGTATTATCAAATTTTGGTATAAATTTATCTGTAGGAATTTTACTAATAATTCTTAATTTTCCAGTAGCATTATTATGTGCTAGAGAAATTAGTAAAAAATTTGTGTTTTTGTCTTTGTTACATATAGTTCTAACTTCAATTTTTTTGAAGCATATTAAATTTGAACCATTATTCACAAATATTTTACTAAATTTAACTATAGGAGCAGTAGTACATGGATTACAAATGGTACTTGCATTAAAAGTAGGAGGTTCTACAGGTGGAACAGACTTCATTGCTCTATATATTTCTAATAAAATTAATAAATCTATTTGGATATATATATTCATATTTAATATGTTAGTAATATTATTTTTTGGATATATGTTTACATGGGATGGTGCAGGATATTCAATAGTATTTCAGTTTGTTACAACTAAAGTTATAGATACTTTCTATAATAGATATAGACGCATGACTTTACAAGTTATTACTAAAAAAGGTGAACTTGTAACAGAAATGTATATAAGTAAATATAGACATGGAATGACTAAAATAGTTGGTGAAGGTGCATATTTAAAAGAAAGAGTATATATTTGTTATACAGTAGTATCTGTTTATGAAGTTAATGATATTGTTAAGGCAATTTTAGAAGTAGATCAAAAAGCTATTATCAATACATTTAAAACTGATGCTTTTTATGGAAAGTTCTATATACCACCAATTTAA
- a CDS encoding queuosine precursor transporter — protein MFDFFKSNEVIWLLYVLINYSVILFAYRKWGKVGLMIFAPISIILANVQVNKLVYLFGIETTLGNIAYSSIFLISDILSENYGKKAASKVVGIGFLTMIFTTVVMNIALILAPSSNDTSQVHLAAIFTPFIRFTVASLLAYVISSNVDINLYQIIKKIYPDFNNIWIRNNLSTLLSQVLDNLIFNFVAFYGVFPISLILTITFSTYFLKIITSAIDTPFVYIATYWKNKGVIEEI, from the coding sequence ATGTTTGATTTTTTTAAAAGTAACGAAGTTATCTGGCTTCTATATGTTTTAATCAATTATTCTGTAATCTTATTTGCTTATAGAAAATGGGGGAAAGTTGGTCTTATGATATTTGCACCTATTTCTATTATACTTGCAAATGTACAGGTTAATAAATTAGTTTATTTATTTGGAATTGAAACTACTTTGGGAAATATAGCATATAGTTCTATATTTTTGATTTCTGATATTTTATCTGAAAATTATGGTAAAAAAGCAGCTTCTAAAGTTGTTGGTATAGGATTTTTAACTATGATTTTCACAACGGTTGTAATGAATATTGCTTTAATATTAGCTCCATCTAGTAACGATACTAGTCAGGTTCATTTAGCAGCAATATTTACACCATTTATTAGATTTACAGTAGCGTCATTACTTGCTTATGTTATTTCATCTAATGTTGATATTAATCTATATCAAATAATTAAGAAGATATATCCAGACTTTAATAATATTTGGATAAGAAATAATTTAAGCACATTATTAAGTCAGGTACTAGATAATTTAATATTTAACTTTGTGGCATTTTATGGAGTATTTCCGATTTCATTAATATTAACAATTACATTTTCAACTTATTTTTTAAAAATTATTACATCAGCTATAGATACACCATTTGTGTATATAGCAACATATTGGAAAAATAAAGGTGTAATAGAAGAAATTTAG